In one Elusimicrobiota bacterium genomic region, the following are encoded:
- a CDS encoding HDIG domain-containing protein: protein MSVTAGITRAEAWDLLQEHVKNPNMLKHCLASEAVMRAAARRLGQDEEAWGLAGLLHDLDVELTGGDLKVHGLRAVEMLTARGVAPEIVDAIKMHNENAHGQKRSTVFQKALAASETITGLVTATTLVYPDQKLASVRPSSVVKRMKEKSFAASVDRDIIRECEAVGIPLPEFAELAVAAMRAIAVDLGL, encoded by the coding sequence ATGAGCGTCACAGCCGGAATCACCCGGGCCGAAGCCTGGGACCTTCTGCAGGAGCACGTGAAGAACCCCAACATGCTCAAGCATTGCCTGGCCTCCGAGGCGGTGATGCGCGCCGCGGCCAGACGACTGGGGCAGGACGAGGAGGCCTGGGGGCTGGCGGGCCTGCTGCACGACCTCGACGTGGAGCTGACCGGCGGGGACCTCAAGGTCCACGGCCTGAGGGCCGTGGAGATGCTCACCGCCCGCGGCGTGGCCCCGGAGATCGTGGACGCCATCAAGATGCACAACGAGAACGCCCACGGCCAGAAGCGCAGCACGGTCTTCCAGAAGGCGCTGGCCGCCAGCGAGACCATCACGGGCCTGGTGACGGCCACCACCTTGGTCTATCCGGACCAGAAGCTCGCCAGCGTCAGGCCCTCGTCGGTGGTCAAGCGCATGAAGGAGAAGTCCTTCGCCGCGTCGGTGGACCGCGACATCATCCGCGAATGCGAGGCGGTGGGCATCCCCCTGCCCGAGTTCGCCGAACTCGCGGTGGCCGCTATGCGCGCCATCGCCGTGGACCTGGGGCTCTAG